Genomic DNA from Nitrospira sp.:
ATAGCTCTCCATCAGCCGGTGACTCCACTCAACAATGCATGGTTCGCTCCAGGGCCTGGATTCCATCGGTGCGGTGGTACCACGTCTTATAGCGCAGAACAAGCTCTGGACGTGCACTTGTCAAGACCATAGGACTTCTCTATATAATGACACTTGGAATTCATAAAGACAGGAGTAGCCATGGCTGGCAAAACACTATTCGACAAAATTTGGGATGCGCATGTCGTGCGGGCGGAACCAGACGGAACCACACTCCTCTATATTGATCGACAACTGGTTCATGAAGTGACCTCTCCCCAAGCGTTTGAAGGGTTGAAGCTGGCTGGGCGAACGCCTCGACGACCGGCCGCAACCCTGGCCGTCCCGGATCACAATGTTCCGACGACCGACCGGACGCTACCGATCGCCGATCAGATCAGCGCAAAGCAGATTCAGACCCTTGAGGAAAACTGTCGCAACTTCGGCATTACCTACTTCGGCATGGATGATATCCGACAAGGCGTGGTGCACATCATTGGCCCCGAGCAAGGATTCACCCTGCCAGGGACAACGATCGTGTGCGGAGATTCTCACACATCGACCCATGGGGCATTCGGTGCATTGGCATTCGGTATTGGAACCAGTGAAGTCGAACATGTACTGGCGACGCAATGCCTCGTCCAAAAACGACCAAAGACGATGGAGGTCCGTGTTGAGGGGACCCTTTCCGATCACTGCTCAGCAAAGGACATTATCCTTGCGATTATCGGAAAAATTGGCACGGCCGGTGGAACCGGTTACGTGATTGAGTATACAGGGTCAGCTATTCGTGCACTGAGCATGGAAGGGCGCATGACCCTCTGTAATATGTCGATCGAGGGGGGAGCCCGCGCTGGGTTAGTGGCCCCCGATGAGAAGACGATCGCCTACCTGAAGGAACGGCCGCTCGTTCCAAAAGGGGAGATGTTTGAACAAGCCGTGCAGGCATGGCAACGGCTCACCACTGACCCAGATGCGAAGTATGAGGCGACCGTCTCGTTACAGGCTGAAGACATCGCGCCTCAGGTCAGTTGGGGAACGAGTCCGGGGATGGTGCTGGGTGTCGATCAAAAGATCCCAGACCCACGAACGATGTCCGACGCCAACACAAAGAGCGCGACGGAACGTGCTTTGACCTACATGGGACTTTCGCCCAACACACCCATTACGGAGATTGCCATCGACCGCGTCTTCATCGGCTCATGCACGAATTCACGGATTGAAGACCTCCGGCTGGCAGCCAGCCTTGCCAAGGGGAAAAAAGTTGCCAAGTCTGTGCATGCCATGGTGGTCCCAGGGTCCGGACTCGTCAAACAACAAGCGGAGGCGGAAGGCCTTGATCACGTATTTCGTGAAGCAGGATTCGAATGGCGAGAGGCTGGATGCAGCATGTGTCTGGCCATGAATGCCGACGTCCTGCAGCCAGGGGAACGTTGCGCGTCCACCAGCAATCGAAATTTTGAAGGCCGTCAGGGCGCAGGCGGGAGAACCCATCTGGTGTCGCCTGCGATGGCGGTCGCCGCAGCGATCGAAGGGCACTTCGTCGATATTCGACATTGGAGCTGATGACACTATGGAACCGTTTACTCTACTCACCGGTCTCGTTGCCCCGTTGGATCTCATCAACGTCGACACGGATCAGATCATTCCGAAGCAGTTTCTAAAAACGATCAAACGGACAGGACTCCGCGAGGGCCTCTTCTTTGATTGGAGGAAGAAAAAAGATGGATTGCCCGATCCGAACTTTTTCTTGAATCAACCTCGCTATCAATCGGCCTCGATCTTATTAACGCGCGATAACTTTGGTTGCGGCTCCTCTCGTGAGCATGCGCCGTGGGCCCTGTTGGATCAGGGGTTCCGTTGCATCATTGCGCCGAGTTTTGCAGACATTTTTTACAACAACTGCTTTCAAAACGGCATACTCCCCGTTGTGCTGAAGGCAGATGAAGTGCTGGCTCTCATGAAACACGCCATCGGTACCGAGGGATACCGGCTCACCGTCGATCTTGGCAGCCAAACAGTCACATCGCCCGAGAAGACAACATACCGGTTCGAAATCGACCCCTTCCGCAAGGATTGCCTCTATCGAGGGCTTGATTCGATTGGCCTCACGCTCCAACATGAGGCTGAGATCACGGCCTATGAGTCTCGTCGAAAGACTGACGCTCCTTGGTTGTTCAGCGACATTCATTCGTAACTGAGGAGATACCGGTGAAACTATTTGTGACGCTGCTCTTCTTTCTAGGCGCTGCCTACCTGACGGTCGTGTTCAACTGGACCTATTCCGATGGAAACCGGGCCGGCTACATTCAGAAATTTTCAACAAAGGGCTGGCTGTGTAAGAGCCATGAAGGAGAGCTGGCCATGACGACCGTACCAGGAACGGCACCTGTTCTCTGGCCGTTTACGATCTCGGACGATAAAGTCGCCGCGCAACTGTCAGAGGTCATGGGGAAACGGGTGATCTTGCATTACAAGGAGTATCGCTACATTCCCTCCACCTGCTTCGGGGACACCACCTATTTCGTGGACAAAGTCGAAGTCCAAGAATAGTTGTACCAACTCCCAGGATGTTCAAAAAGTCCAGACATCTCACCCCCCCCCAACCCCGGTGCGCCAAGACGCACCTCTCCGCATGCAAGACCGCAGCTCTCCAGATCTTTCCCGCTGTTCTATTCCGCGTTTCACGCTTCACGAGATGCACTTCACCTGTTTCAAAATGACGTGAGAACGAAGCTGGATGGCTGCTTCAACATCATTCTGCTACAGCCATTTCTTGCGACGGAAGCCAATGAGCATGATGGCTGCCACAAGACCCATGATGCCGATCGCCATCGGATAGCCCAAGGGCCATTTCAATTCCGGCATATACTCGAAATTCATGCCGTAGATGCCCGCGATAAAGGTGAGCGGCATGAAAATCGTGGTGATGACCGTCAAG
This window encodes:
- the leuC gene encoding 3-isopropylmalate dehydratase large subunit, encoding MAGKTLFDKIWDAHVVRAEPDGTTLLYIDRQLVHEVTSPQAFEGLKLAGRTPRRPAATLAVPDHNVPTTDRTLPIADQISAKQIQTLEENCRNFGITYFGMDDIRQGVVHIIGPEQGFTLPGTTIVCGDSHTSTHGAFGALAFGIGTSEVEHVLATQCLVQKRPKTMEVRVEGTLSDHCSAKDIILAIIGKIGTAGGTGYVIEYTGSAIRALSMEGRMTLCNMSIEGGARAGLVAPDEKTIAYLKERPLVPKGEMFEQAVQAWQRLTTDPDAKYEATVSLQAEDIAPQVSWGTSPGMVLGVDQKIPDPRTMSDANTKSATERALTYMGLSPNTPITEIAIDRVFIGSCTNSRIEDLRLAASLAKGKKVAKSVHAMVVPGSGLVKQQAEAEGLDHVFREAGFEWREAGCSMCLAMNADVLQPGERCASTSNRNFEGRQGAGGRTHLVSPAMAVAAAIEGHFVDIRHWS
- the leuD gene encoding 3-isopropylmalate dehydratase small subunit; this translates as MEPFTLLTGLVAPLDLINVDTDQIIPKQFLKTIKRTGLREGLFFDWRKKKDGLPDPNFFLNQPRYQSASILLTRDNFGCGSSREHAPWALLDQGFRCIIAPSFADIFYNNCFQNGILPVVLKADEVLALMKHAIGTEGYRLTVDLGSQTVTSPEKTTYRFEIDPFRKDCLYRGLDSIGLTLQHEAEITAYESRRKTDAPWLFSDIHS